One part of the Falco peregrinus isolate bFalPer1 chromosome 14, bFalPer1.pri, whole genome shotgun sequence genome encodes these proteins:
- the OSGIN1 gene encoding oxidative stress-induced growth inhibitor 1 gives MLPDGKMYALLTRPQNKSGFKPLPVVIIGNGPSGICLSYLLSGNIPYFKRDCLHPHPILQRKLQEAPDVSILDQDLEYLSEGLEGRSHSPVALLFDALQRPDTDFGGTAESVLTWWHETNRAIPHLVLGRNAPGGAWHSIEGSMVTLSRGEWMGLPDLPFKDWLKQKRRGLRNNRATAEDIAQYYQHYVMKKGLQKNFRCGTVVVSVRKVSAESISNSAQKDLQENSDSFGNFNEKSAEVFQVDGFFRTVKGDKEPFSIYAENVVLATGTYDSPTWLGVKGENLSYVHHQLSALEEAVKNNNIGIMSDPVLIVGAGLTAADAILFAHHCNIPVIHVFRRRVGDPGLIFNQLPKIMYPEYHKVHQMMKEQSAACAGPYECYVSLPEHHVLSFSKDKKCICQDKNGCQKVYKISMALVLTGSNPNLSFLPNNGMDLAMDSDQPVNPKRNPIDVDPFTYECTQEKGLYALGPLAGDNFVRFVQGGALAVASSLLKKANKNPP, from the exons gGAATGGACCTTCAGGAATCTGTCTCTCGTATTTGCTGTCAGGCAACATCCCTTACTTCAAAAGAGACTGTCTTCATCCTCATCCCATTCTCCAGAGGAAGCTGCAAGAGGCACCAGATGTCTCCATTTTGGACCAG GATTTGGAGTATTTGTCTGAAGGCTTGGAGGGACGATCCCACAGCCCTGTGGCTCTTCTGTTTGATGCTCTTCAGCGTCCAGACACAGACTTTGGTGGAACAGCAGAATCTGTCCTCACTTGGTGGCACGAGACCAACAGAGCCATCCCCCATCTGGTCCTTGGCAGAAACGCTCCTGGAGGTGCCTGGCAT TCTATCGAGGGCTCTATGGTTAcgctgagcagaggggaatgGATGGGACTCCCAGATCTCCCGTTCAAAGACTGGCTAAAGCAAAAAAGGAG AGGCCTCAGAAACAATAGAGCCACAGCAGAAGACATTGCTCAATATTACCAACACTATGTGATGAAGAAAGGACTGCAGAAGAATTTCAGATGCGGTACTGTTGTGGTCTCTGTGAGGAAAGTGAGCGCAGAGAGCATCTCCAACAGCGCACAGAAAGATCTGCAGGAGAATAGTGACTCATTCGGGAATTTCAATGAGAAGAGTGCAGAGGTTTTTCAGGTGGATGGATTTTTCAGAACTGTGAAAGGTGATAAAGAGCCCTTCTCCATCTATGCAGAGAATGTGGTCTTAGCTACAGGAACATATGATAGTCCTACTTGGCTTGGGGTCAAGGGAGAGAACCTTTCCTATGTCCATCACCAGCTGTCTGCCCTAGAGGAAGCAGTGAAGAACAACAACATTGGCATCATGTCAGATCCAGTCTTGATTGTAGGTGCTGGTCTGACAGCTGCTGATGCGATTCTCTTTGCTCACCATTGCAATATTCCAGTAATCCATGTTTTTCGGAGGAGAGTCGGTGATCCAGGTCTTATTTTTAACCAGCTCCCCAAAATTATGTACCCCGAATACCACAAAGTCCATCAGATGATGAAAGAACAGTCAGCTGCGTGTGCTGGGCCCTATGAGTGTTATGTTAGCCTTCCTGAACATCACGTGCTATCCTTCAGCAAGGACAAGAAATGTATCTGTCAGGACAAGAATGGCTGCCAGAAAGTTTATAAAATTTCCATGGCTCTTGTTCTGACTGGCTCAAACCCCAACCTCTCCTTTCTGCCAAATAATGGCATGGACTTGGCAATGGACAGTGACCAACCAGTCAATCCAAAGAGGAACCCCATAGATGTTGACCCATTCACCTATGAGTGCACTCAGGAGAAAGGGCTTTATGCTTTAGGACCCCTAGCTGGAGATAACTTTGTACGCTTTGTACAGGGAGGGGCTCTGGCCGTTGCCAGCTCTCtgttaaagaaagcaaacaaaaatcccccctaa